Proteins encoded in a region of the Prochlorococcus marinus CUG1416 genome:
- a CDS encoding translation initiation factor IF-2 N-terminal domain-containing protein has protein sequence MSINTPIFNIAKEINVESNRILLACKKLGINAKGATKRLNKEELEKIKGYFETGKNVSDEIVNLNKNKVKEKTIARKIEGKVKIKYFANRLIRRS, from the coding sequence ATGTCTATCAACACTCCAATTTTTAATATTGCCAAAGAGATTAACGTAGAAAGTAATAGAATATTATTAGCTTGCAAGAAACTTGGAATCAATGCAAAAGGTGCAACAAAAAGATTAAATAAAGAAGAATTAGAAAAAATTAAAGGTTATTTTGAAACTGGTAAAAATGTTTCAGATGAAATAGTTAATCTAAATAAAAATAAAGTCAAAGAAAAAACTATTGCAAGAAAAATTGAGGGAAAAGTAAAGATAAAGTATTTTGCAAACAGACTTATTCGCAGATCTTAA
- a CDS encoding DUF2130 domain-containing protein, which yields MKDIKCPSCGKTFRIDPSSFEEILLQIKDEEFNKQIKERLELAEEDNKKALEILKRELKIQLIEQNRIKETKIQALESQLNIAEEKKTNALNDLRNQATNKINSLNNELTKLKDEITNQSLISELSLKNKVNEAVINLEKENSSLTNSIEKMRLEHSINEKLIEEKFKSKISERDLTIQELREMKSRLSTKMVGETLEIHCETQFNLNRATAFKNSYFEKDNDATSGSKGDYIFREFDNNKIEIVSIMFEMKNESINGFNKRKNEDFLKELDKDRRQKSCEYAVLVSLLEPDSELYNAGIVDVSHRFPKMYVIRPQFFLPIISLLRNASMETIKYKSQIDLMKRENYDITNFESTLEQFKSAVGKNVSLAKDRFNDAISEIDKSITHLQKTKEALIISKKHLISADSKSQDLTVKKLTRNNPTMKNKFNDLNNLEDEVA from the coding sequence ATGAAAGATATTAAATGTCCATCATGTGGCAAAACTTTCCGAATTGATCCAAGCAGCTTTGAAGAAATACTTCTACAAATAAAAGACGAAGAATTTAATAAACAAATAAAAGAAAGACTTGAATTAGCCGAAGAAGATAATAAAAAAGCTTTGGAAATTCTAAAGCGAGAATTAAAAATACAGTTAATAGAGCAAAACCGTATTAAAGAGACTAAGATACAAGCTCTTGAATCTCAATTAAATATCGCAGAAGAAAAGAAAACAAATGCCCTAAATGATTTAAGGAATCAAGCAACAAATAAAATTAATTCACTGAATAATGAATTAACCAAATTAAAGGATGAGATTACAAACCAGTCATTAATTTCAGAATTATCTTTAAAAAACAAAGTCAATGAAGCTGTTATTAATTTAGAAAAAGAAAACTCATCGTTAACAAATTCTATTGAAAAGATGAGGCTTGAGCACTCAATTAATGAAAAATTAATTGAAGAAAAGTTTAAAAGCAAAATTAGTGAAAGGGACCTAACTATTCAGGAGCTTAGAGAAATGAAATCTAGATTGTCTACAAAGATGGTAGGCGAAACTTTAGAAATCCATTGCGAAACCCAATTCAACCTAAATCGTGCTACTGCATTCAAAAACTCATATTTTGAAAAGGATAATGATGCAACTTCTGGAAGCAAAGGTGACTATATATTCAGAGAATTTGATAATAACAAAATTGAAATCGTTTCTATAATGTTTGAGATGAAGAATGAAAGTATAAATGGATTTAATAAAAGGAAGAACGAAGATTTTTTAAAAGAATTAGATAAAGACAGAAGACAAAAATCTTGTGAGTATGCAGTACTTGTCTCGCTTCTAGAACCAGATAGTGAATTATATAATGCAGGAATAGTAGATGTTTCTCATAGATTTCCAAAGATGTATGTCATAAGACCACAATTCTTTTTGCCAATTATTTCTCTACTAAGAAATGCATCTATGGAAACTATAAAATACAAATCACAAATTGATTTAATGAAACGCGAGAACTACGACATAACTAACTTTGAAAGTACTCTTGAGCAATTTAAGAGTGCAGTTGGTAAAAATGTATCACTCGCCAAAGATAGATTTAATGATGCAATTTCAGAAATAGATAAATCAATAACTCATTTACAAAAAACTAAGGAGGCTTTAATTATTTCAAAAAAACACCTCATATCAGCCGACAGCAAATCTCAAGATTTAACGGTAAAAAAATTAACTAGAAATAACCCAACTATGAAAAATAAATTTAATGATTTAAACAATTTAGAAGATGAAGTTGCTTAA
- a CDS encoding CopG family transcriptional regulator, whose amino-acid sequence MENKVKRIGYLPRKRVLEIIDEISKSESISRSKVVGILVEEALGARGIANFGYSNISNSNSYKSDNYKGIQNENVHLKNAEDEFVDDSGYTVSSHKTLDRSISSADIELANKINILKESGLI is encoded by the coding sequence ATGGAAAATAAGGTAAAAAGGATAGGATATCTTCCTAGAAAAAGGGTGCTTGAAATTATTGATGAAATATCTAAAAGTGAATCTATAAGTAGATCTAAAGTTGTTGGAATATTAGTTGAGGAAGCATTAGGTGCTAGAGGAATTGCAAATTTTGGATATAGCAATATTAGTAATTCAAATTCATATAAATCGGATAATTACAAAGGCATCCAAAATGAGAATGTACATTTAAAAAATGCAGAAGATGAATTTGTTGATGATAGTGGCTACACAGTCTCTTCTCACAAAACATTAGATCGCTCAATATCTTCAGCCGATATCGAATTAGCAAATAAAATTAATATTCTTAAAGAATCTGGATTAATATAA